One Thiomicrorhabdus sp. genomic region harbors:
- the pgsA gene encoding CDP-diacylglycerol--glycerol-3-phosphate 3-phosphatidyltransferase has protein sequence MNLQSLPMMMTWSRVVLIPVFLVCYYAPIEDARFWAGLAFMIAAITDWFDGFLARKLGSDSKLGAFLDPVADKLIVAAALIVVAAEYHDNLLVIFSAVVIMMREVGISALREWMAENNAREVVAVSKLGKIKTASQLAALTWLIYGGELWGVNWGELGFPMLYFAAVLTVITWVQYTRAALPEIIRSTNSST, from the coding sequence ATGAATTTACAGTCCCTTCCTATGATGATGACCTGGTCGAGAGTGGTGTTAATTCCGGTCTTTCTGGTCTGTTATTATGCGCCGATTGAGGATGCGCGTTTTTGGGCCGGCCTGGCATTTATGATCGCGGCAATCACCGACTGGTTTGATGGTTTTCTGGCTCGAAAGCTCGGTAGCGACAGTAAGTTAGGGGCGTTTCTTGATCCGGTCGCCGATAAGTTAATTGTGGCGGCGGCTTTGATCGTCGTTGCTGCCGAATACCACGATAACCTGCTGGTGATTTTTTCGGCAGTCGTCATTATGATGCGTGAAGTCGGCATTTCTGCTTTACGTGAATGGATGGCCGAAAATAACGCCCGCGAAGTGGTCGCGGTTTCTAAATTAGGTAAAATCAAAACGGCTTCGCAACTGGCTGCTTTAACCTGGCTGATCTATGGTGGTGAGCTTTGGGGCGTTAACTGGGGGGAACTTGGCTTTCCGATGTTGTATTTTGCCGCTGTCCTGACTGTGATCACTTGGGTTCAATATACCCGCGCTGCCTTGCCAGAGATCATTCGTTCAACCAACTCGTCAACTTGA